Proteins from one Bradyrhizobium roseum genomic window:
- a CDS encoding ABC transporter substrate-binding protein: MTRSKSRREVLLGAAALAGAASLPRVASAQAKGRIVVGTWGGDYARLLNKNVEAPLLIKDGWEVVQDQAGDPERRSKILAEMRLPRGTTDVQGLSAINMFQMHDAGSVLPIDYGKLKNAGNLLPAMKYPYGVGHIYSGKVGVYNPKLITTAPVSYKDVFDPRHGNKVGIIDIQYQYTMVCAALAAGGKVDDLEPGKKLLLECKKAGMRIYPTNEAFAQGLKSEEFGLGVMWKARVVQWQNAGISVMAMTPTEGALAYVSGFVIPKNSPNKEGAYAYLDAMLDKSAQEAFAVDMGYNPTVSNAVVAPDLNKRIGFTPDEIKKLVDLDYNYLNKNDVALKEWWDKELKG; encoded by the coding sequence ATGACCCGATCGAAATCCCGCCGCGAAGTCCTGCTCGGTGCCGCAGCCCTGGCCGGCGCCGCCAGCCTGCCACGCGTTGCGTCGGCGCAGGCCAAAGGCCGCATCGTCGTCGGCACCTGGGGCGGCGATTATGCCCGGCTGCTCAACAAGAACGTCGAAGCGCCGCTGTTGATCAAGGACGGCTGGGAGGTGGTGCAGGACCAGGCTGGCGACCCCGAGCGCCGCTCGAAGATTCTCGCCGAGATGCGGCTGCCGCGCGGCACGACCGATGTGCAGGGTCTTTCGGCCATCAACATGTTCCAGATGCACGACGCCGGCAGCGTGCTGCCGATCGACTACGGCAAGCTCAAGAATGCCGGCAATCTGCTGCCGGCGATGAAATATCCCTACGGCGTCGGTCATATCTACTCGGGCAAGGTCGGCGTCTACAATCCGAAGCTCATCACAACCGCGCCGGTCAGTTACAAGGACGTGTTCGATCCCAGGCACGGCAACAAGGTTGGCATCATCGACATCCAGTATCAGTACACGATGGTGTGCGCGGCGCTCGCCGCTGGCGGCAAGGTCGATGATCTCGAGCCCGGCAAGAAACTGCTGCTGGAATGCAAGAAGGCCGGCATGCGGATTTATCCGACCAACGAGGCGTTTGCCCAGGGTCTGAAGTCGGAGGAATTCGGCCTCGGGGTGATGTGGAAAGCCCGCGTCGTACAATGGCAGAACGCGGGTATTTCGGTGATGGCGATGACTCCGACCGAAGGTGCACTGGCCTATGTCTCGGGCTTCGTCATCCCGAAAAATTCGCCCAACAAGGAAGGTGCCTACGCCTACCTCGACGCCATGCTGGACAAGAGCGCGCAGGAAGCCTTCGCCGTCGACATGGGTTACAATCCCACGGTCAGCAACGCCGTGGTCGCGCCTGATCTCAACAAGCGCATCGGGTTCACCCCCGACGAGATCAAGAAGCTGGTCGATCTCGACTACAACTATCTCAACAAGAACGACGTCGCGCTCAAGGAATGGTGGGACAAGGAATTGAAGGGTTGA
- a CDS encoding ABC transporter ATP-binding protein — MAHLQLTGVTKRYGEFKAADDVSLDIADGEFLVLLGPSGCGKTTTLRIVAGFIEPTSGSVRLGDRDITGLPPWKRNTGVVFQSYALFPHMTVAENVAFGLEMRKVPKAEMAPKITEALRLVRLDHLSDRLPRQLSGGQQQRVALARALVFRPDVLLLDEPLSNLDAKLRQDVRVEIRELQRKLGLTTVMVTHDQEEALTMADRLVVMSEGRIRQIGSQQDLYERPAEKFVADFVGRSSFIDGRMDGPGRFVSSGGLVVACEGSGTGEASLALRPERLALMSTAAPAMDNSFPGTVEFISYLGSQVDLHVRLSPKERVIVQIQNRPEQPLPVIGELVRVDWSKSTGRVFQS, encoded by the coding sequence ATGGCGCATTTGCAATTAACCGGCGTCACCAAGCGCTATGGTGAGTTCAAGGCCGCCGATGACGTTTCGCTCGACATTGCCGATGGCGAATTCCTTGTCCTGCTAGGCCCCTCCGGCTGCGGCAAGACCACGACCTTGCGCATCGTGGCCGGCTTCATCGAGCCGACCTCCGGCAGCGTCCGCCTGGGCGACCGCGATATCACGGGGCTTCCGCCATGGAAGCGCAACACCGGTGTCGTGTTCCAGAGCTATGCACTGTTTCCACACATGACCGTGGCCGAGAACGTCGCGTTCGGCCTCGAGATGCGCAAGGTGCCGAAGGCGGAGATGGCGCCGAAGATCACGGAGGCCTTGCGCCTGGTACGGCTGGATCATCTCAGCGACCGGCTGCCGCGACAATTGTCCGGTGGCCAGCAGCAACGGGTGGCGCTGGCCCGTGCGCTGGTGTTCCGGCCCGATGTGCTGCTGCTCGATGAGCCCTTGTCCAATCTCGACGCCAAGCTGCGCCAGGACGTTCGCGTTGAAATCCGCGAATTGCAGCGCAAGCTCGGCCTGACCACCGTGATGGTGACCCACGACCAGGAGGAGGCATTGACCATGGCAGACCGCCTCGTCGTCATGAGCGAGGGCCGGATTCGCCAGATCGGGTCGCAGCAGGATCTCTACGAACGCCCCGCGGAAAAATTCGTCGCCGATTTCGTCGGCCGCTCCAGCTTCATCGATGGCCGCATGGATGGCCCCGGGCGCTTCGTCTCGTCCGGCGGCCTCGTCGTCGCCTGCGAGGGAAGCGGCACCGGCGAAGCCTCGCTCGCGCTGCGCCCGGAACGTCTGGCGCTGATGTCGACTGCCGCCCCTGCCATGGACAACAGCTTTCCAGGCACCGTGGAGTTCATCTCCTATCTCGGATCCCAGGTGGATCTGCACGTCCGCCTGTCGCCAAAGGAACGCGTCATCGTGCAGATCCAGAACCGGCCTGAACAGCCGCTGCCGGTGATCGGCGAACTGGTCCGTGTCGACTGGAGCAAATCGACAGGCCGCGTATTTCAATCATAA
- a CDS encoding ABC transporter permease → MGILTVVPRWTASRAVGRLALGTAAGVSLAYILLPMFFVVWLAFFAQEIPSFPPEGYSLKWFRAVPGNDRFVKGFLLSLQVALIATSIGLVIGVPAAVCLVRGRFAGREAVNNLLLLPLIVPGIVLGIALYVFHVETEIATGWPILGSLGGLVAGHVLIAIPWTVRLITASLVGMDRTVEEAAQSLGADRLTTFRRVTLPAILPGIVAAALFGFIASFGNLEMSLFLVGPGRTTLPIAILQYLEWKIDPTIAAVSVLQILFIGGAMLLTDRFVKIGRVV, encoded by the coding sequence GTGGGGATCTTGACCGTCGTACCCCGATGGACCGCGTCACGCGCGGTCGGGCGGCTGGCGCTCGGCACGGCGGCTGGCGTGTCACTTGCATATATTCTGTTGCCGATGTTCTTCGTGGTCTGGCTGGCGTTCTTCGCCCAGGAGATCCCGTCATTCCCTCCGGAAGGTTACTCGCTGAAATGGTTTCGCGCCGTTCCCGGCAACGACAGGTTCGTCAAGGGATTTCTCCTCAGCCTACAGGTTGCATTGATCGCGACGTCGATCGGGCTTGTCATCGGCGTTCCAGCCGCGGTTTGCCTGGTGCGCGGGCGTTTTGCCGGGCGCGAGGCGGTGAATAATTTGCTGCTGCTGCCGCTGATCGTGCCGGGCATCGTGCTCGGCATCGCGCTCTATGTCTTTCATGTCGAAACCGAGATCGCGACCGGATGGCCGATCCTCGGCTCACTTGGCGGTCTCGTTGCCGGCCACGTCCTGATCGCGATCCCCTGGACGGTTCGTCTGATCACCGCGAGCCTCGTCGGGATGGACCGTACCGTCGAGGAGGCCGCGCAAAGCCTGGGCGCCGATCGCCTGACCACGTTCCGGCGCGTCACGCTGCCCGCCATTTTGCCGGGCATCGTCGCGGCCGCGCTGTTCGGCTTCATCGCCTCGTTCGGTAATCTGGAAATGAGCCTGTTCCTGGTCGGTCCCGGTCGGACAACGCTGCCGATCGCAATCCTGCAATATCTCGAATGGAAGATCGACCCGACCATCGCGGCGGTTTCGGTTCTACAGATCCTGTTTATCGGCGGGGCGATGCTGCTGACCGATCGCTTCGTCAAGATCGGCCGCGTGGTCTAA